In Streptantibioticus cattleyicolor NRRL 8057 = DSM 46488, a genomic segment contains:
- a CDS encoding DUF6643 family protein, which produces MTTPRGTYSGGYYATSAFFPDTPIYDSLVAERGTPQIAPIRVPSPYDTGSNLPALPALPALPSAPASHTPAQGTYTGYQQPTGYQPQPAPAAYIPQQASAPRGYPGAQPAPSQPQQQIANPAGYDMRPVPPRQMPPRQPAPGSYNTGATGYPGTVQPGYGEEQYRRPYNGPGY; this is translated from the coding sequence ATGACCACCCCCCGCGGCACTTACAGCGGCGGCTACTACGCCACGTCCGCTTTCTTCCCGGACACCCCGATCTACGACAGCCTGGTCGCAGAGCGGGGCACCCCTCAAATCGCCCCCATCCGGGTGCCGTCGCCGTACGACACCGGCAGCAACCTCCCCGCGCTGCCGGCGCTCCCGGCCCTTCCGTCGGCCCCCGCCTCGCATACCCCGGCGCAGGGTACGTACACCGGCTACCAGCAGCCGACCGGGTACCAGCCCCAGCCGGCCCCCGCCGCCTACATTCCGCAGCAGGCGAGCGCGCCGCGCGGCTACCCCGGTGCCCAGCCGGCGCCGAGCCAGCCGCAGCAGCAGATCGCCAACCCCGCGGGGTACGACATGCGGCCGGTGCCGCCGCGCCAGATGCCGCCGCGCCAGCCCGCACCCGGCTCGTACAACACCGGTGCCACCGGCTACCCCGGCACCGTCCAGCCCGGTTACGGCGAGGAGCAGTACCGCAGGCCCTACAACGGTCCCGGTTACTGA
- a CDS encoding Rv1733c family protein produces the protein MPGMWRWRRNPLRRRSDLIEAWAGLATAVVVVVGAPVAGIAAGRSVGTELEHDARVEQAQRHRVTATVLRTADRSSPAVQTESVPGQQPLRLATIRWTAPDGTPRTGTVRVERRPAAGDTLPVWTDRHGVLTDRPLDSSAATANAVAAGLGAATTTAALACAARQALGWRLLRRRLADWERDWLRVSQDWGRTGAGG, from the coding sequence ATGCCGGGCATGTGGCGTTGGCGGCGCAATCCGCTGCGCAGGCGCAGCGATCTGATCGAGGCCTGGGCCGGCCTGGCCACCGCCGTCGTGGTGGTCGTCGGCGCGCCCGTCGCCGGGATCGCGGCGGGACGCTCCGTCGGCACCGAACTCGAACACGACGCGCGGGTGGAACAGGCCCAACGCCACCGGGTGACGGCGACCGTCCTCAGGACGGCAGACCGTTCCTCCCCTGCCGTGCAGACCGAGTCCGTCCCCGGCCAGCAACCCCTGCGCCTCGCGACGATCCGCTGGACCGCGCCCGACGGCACGCCCCGCACCGGCACCGTCCGGGTCGAACGGCGCCCGGCCGCCGGCGACACCCTGCCCGTCTGGACCGACCGGCACGGCGTCCTCACCGACCGGCCCCTGGACTCCTCCGCCGCGACCGCCAACGCCGTCGCCGCCGGACTGGGCGCTGCCACCACCACCGCAGCCCTCGCCTGCGCCGCCCGCCAGGCGCTCGGCTGGCGCCTGCTGCGCCGCCGGCTCGCCGACTGGGAACGCGACTGGCTGCGGGTGAGCCAGGACTGGGGCCGCACCGGCGCCGGCGGCTGA
- a CDS encoding right-handed parallel beta-helix repeat-containing protein, which translates to MAQGVAQVTHTGTSRWRRRTGEYETLAAALEAATDGDVVTIASGTYRENLVVRQAVTLRATDGPGSVRLAPPGGVALTVRADATVQDLRIEGQDTSSAALLVEDCAAELLDLRVVTRSAVGIEVRDGARPTVRRCTVDNPAGLGISVLGTAGGLFEECEVVAAGQSAFAVRGASAPRLERCRLHHASGAGLSLTGDGTAVEAVGCEVYEVKGTGVQLAQRAAGSLTDCQVHRTTGDGVTLDTDSVLTLSDCDIHDIPENGVDLRSRSVLTLTRSTIRRFGRNGLSVWDPGTRADANQCEIHDSTGSYPAVWVSDGAAAVLDSCRVHDVPDALFVLDRGSRADVVDSDIAQVRSTAVSVSDGATVQLDDCRIREAATGAWFRDHGSGGTLAACTIESTATGVIVTKGADPTVERTVVENPAESGFYVSAGARGTFTGCRVTGSRGYGFHIIDGCRSTLTRCRTERCARGGYEFAEPGPVTEGCTSDASAESHVTSGTAEPFGHPSTGSPSSPAATASLVPPAEPPATGTGPAGSGAARAAAVQTYGLLGGVPAQPAAASPPVVCRSADEVLGELDALVGLDGVKREVRALIDLITVGRRRTEAGLKAPSLRRHLVFTGSPGTGKTTVARLYGEILAALGVLRTGHLVEVSRVDLVGEHIGSTAIRTQEAFEHARGGVLFIDEAYALSPEDAGRDFGREAIDTLVKLMEDHRDAVVVIVAGYTAEMERFLSANPGVASRFSRTITFGDYTPDELLRIVCAQAEEHEYRLADGTDEALLKYFTALPKGPGFGNGRTARLTFEAMVERHAGRVAQFTEPTHDDLQLLYADDLPELP; encoded by the coding sequence ATGGCACAGGGCGTGGCACAGGTGACGCACACCGGGACGTCGCGGTGGCGGCGCCGCACCGGCGAGTACGAGACGCTCGCCGCGGCCCTGGAAGCCGCCACTGACGGCGACGTGGTGACCATCGCCTCCGGCACCTACCGCGAGAACCTGGTGGTGCGGCAGGCGGTGACCCTGCGCGCCACCGACGGCCCCGGCTCGGTGCGCCTCGCCCCGCCCGGCGGCGTCGCCCTCACCGTACGCGCCGACGCCACCGTCCAGGACCTGCGGATCGAGGGCCAGGACACCTCCTCCGCCGCCCTGTTGGTCGAGGACTGCGCCGCCGAACTGCTCGACCTGAGGGTCGTCACCCGCTCCGCCGTCGGCATCGAGGTACGGGACGGCGCCCGGCCCACCGTGCGCCGCTGCACCGTGGACAACCCGGCGGGCCTCGGCATCAGCGTGCTCGGCACGGCCGGCGGGCTCTTCGAGGAGTGCGAGGTGGTGGCCGCCGGCCAGTCCGCCTTCGCGGTGCGCGGCGCCTCCGCCCCCCGCCTCGAACGCTGCCGCCTCCACCACGCCTCCGGAGCCGGCCTCTCCCTCACCGGCGACGGCACCGCGGTCGAGGCGGTCGGCTGCGAGGTCTACGAGGTCAAGGGCACCGGCGTGCAACTCGCCCAGCGCGCCGCCGGCAGCCTGACCGACTGTCAGGTTCACCGGACCACCGGTGACGGAGTCACCCTCGACACCGACTCGGTGCTGACGCTCTCCGACTGCGACATCCACGACATCCCGGAGAACGGTGTCGACCTGCGGTCCCGTTCGGTCCTCACGCTCACCCGGTCCACCATCCGCCGGTTCGGCCGCAACGGCCTGTCGGTCTGGGACCCCGGCACCCGGGCGGACGCCAACCAGTGCGAGATCCACGACAGCACCGGCAGCTACCCGGCCGTCTGGGTCAGCGACGGCGCCGCCGCCGTCCTCGACTCCTGCCGGGTGCACGACGTCCCGGACGCCCTGTTCGTCCTCGACCGCGGTTCCCGTGCCGATGTGGTGGACAGCGACATCGCCCAGGTGCGGTCCACCGCCGTCTCGGTCAGCGACGGCGCCACCGTCCAGCTGGACGACTGCCGGATCCGCGAGGCCGCCACCGGCGCCTGGTTCCGCGACCACGGCAGCGGGGGCACCCTGGCCGCCTGCACCATCGAGTCCACCGCCACCGGCGTCATCGTCACCAAGGGCGCCGATCCGACCGTGGAACGCACCGTGGTGGAGAACCCCGCCGAATCCGGCTTCTACGTGTCGGCCGGCGCCCGCGGCACCTTCACCGGCTGCCGCGTCACCGGCAGCCGCGGCTACGGCTTCCACATCATCGACGGCTGCCGCTCCACCCTGACCCGGTGCCGCACCGAACGCTGCGCCCGCGGCGGTTACGAGTTCGCCGAGCCCGGCCCGGTCACCGAGGGGTGCACCAGCGACGCGAGCGCGGAGAGCCACGTCACATCGGGTACGGCCGAACCCTTCGGTCATCCCTCCACAGGCTCTCCGTCCTCGCCGGCCGCGACGGCCTCCCTCGTCCCTCCCGCGGAGCCGCCCGCCACCGGGACCGGCCCGGCCGGCTCCGGTGCCGCCCGGGCCGCCGCCGTCCAGACCTACGGCCTGCTCGGCGGGGTGCCCGCACAGCCGGCCGCCGCGTCGCCCCCCGTGGTCTGCCGGTCCGCCGACGAAGTCCTCGGCGAACTCGACGCCCTCGTCGGCCTGGACGGGGTCAAGCGGGAGGTACGCGCGCTCATCGACCTCATCACCGTGGGCCGTCGCCGCACGGAGGCCGGGCTGAAGGCGCCCTCGCTCCGCCGCCACCTCGTCTTCACCGGCTCCCCCGGAACCGGCAAGACCACGGTGGCACGGCTGTACGGCGAGATCCTGGCGGCCCTGGGCGTACTGCGCACCGGCCACCTGGTCGAGGTCTCCCGGGTGGACCTGGTCGGCGAACACATCGGCTCCACCGCCATCCGCACCCAGGAAGCTTTCGAACACGCCCGTGGCGGAGTGCTCTTCATCGACGAGGCGTACGCCCTCTCCCCCGAGGACGCCGGCCGTGACTTCGGCCGCGAGGCCATCGACACCCTGGTGAAGCTCATGGAGGACCACCGCGACGCGGTCGTGGTGATCGTCGCCGGCTACACCGCCGAGATGGAACGCTTCCTGTCCGCCAACCCGGGCGTCGCCTCCCGCTTCTCGCGCACCATCACCTTCGGCGACTACACCCCGGACGAACTGCTGCGGATCGTCTGCGCCCAGGCCGAGGAGCACGAATACCGGCTCGCCGACGGCACCGACGAGGCGCTGTTGAAGTACTTCACGGCGCTGCCCAAGGGCCCCGGGTTCGGCAACGGCCGCACCGCGCGACTGACCTTCGAGGCCATGGTCGAGCGGCACGCCGGACGGGTCGCCCAGTTCACCGAGCCCACCCACGACGACCTGCAACTCCTCTACGCCGACGACCTCCCCGAACTCCCCTGA
- a CDS encoding DeoR/GlpR family DNA-binding transcription regulator, which translates to MGDNHNLLAEQRRALILDEVRRRGGVRVNELTRKLNVSDMTVRRDLDALAHQGVVEKVHGGAVPVAEASTHEPGFEAKSGMEQGAKEAIARAAAGLVTAGSAIALTGGTTTYAVAHQLLDVPDLTVVTNSVRVADVFHSGQRRAGGRGPRPGAATVVLTGGVRTPSDSLVGPVADQAIRSLHFDLLFLGVHGLSVEAGLTTPNLAEAETNRQFVRSARRVVVVADHTKWGTVGLSSFASLEEVATLVTDAGIPQVLRAEISEHVAEVVVAGEPESGADG; encoded by the coding sequence GTGGGCGACAATCACAACCTGCTGGCCGAGCAGCGGCGTGCCCTGATCCTGGACGAGGTCAGGCGGCGCGGCGGGGTCCGGGTCAACGAGCTGACCCGCAAGCTCAACGTCTCCGACATGACCGTGCGCCGCGATCTCGACGCGCTGGCGCACCAGGGCGTGGTGGAGAAGGTGCACGGCGGGGCGGTGCCGGTGGCCGAGGCCAGCACCCATGAGCCGGGGTTCGAGGCCAAGTCCGGTATGGAGCAGGGCGCCAAGGAGGCCATCGCGCGGGCCGCCGCCGGCCTGGTCACCGCAGGCAGCGCCATCGCACTCACCGGCGGCACGACGACGTACGCGGTCGCCCACCAGCTGCTCGACGTCCCCGATCTGACGGTGGTCACCAATTCGGTGCGGGTCGCCGACGTCTTCCACTCCGGGCAGCGGCGCGCGGGCGGCCGGGGTCCGCGGCCCGGGGCGGCCACCGTGGTGCTCACCGGCGGCGTGCGCACCCCGTCGGACTCGCTGGTCGGCCCCGTCGCCGACCAGGCGATCCGGTCGCTCCACTTCGACCTGCTCTTCCTCGGCGTGCACGGCCTGTCCGTGGAGGCCGGTCTCACCACGCCCAACCTGGCGGAGGCGGAGACCAACCGGCAGTTCGTCCGCTCGGCCCGCCGGGTCGTCGTGGTGGCCGACCACACCAAGTGGGGCACGGTGGGCCTGAGTTCGTTCGCCTCGCTGGAGGAGGTCGCCACCTTGGTGACCGACGCGGGCATACCCCAGGTGCTGCGTGCGGAGATCTCCGAGCACGTGGCGGAGGTGGTGGTGGCCGGCGAGCCGGAGAGCGGCGCCGACGGCTGA
- a CDS encoding SRPBCC family protein: MMRQLRSVGLDFVTDAPVLLAFAAGLRADADAVYRALTEDTEGWSAWFRAVASALPTGEGRRIRLTGGVRFAETFLAMDEAERFAYRVDATNLPGVRALLEDWRLAPMPTGGTRLRWIFAADAAPAAAALLRVARPAFDRAFADAVRALDRRLAPAPVA, encoded by the coding sequence GTGATGCGTCAACTGCGCTCGGTCGGGCTGGACTTCGTCACCGACGCTCCGGTGCTGCTGGCCTTCGCGGCCGGGCTGCGGGCCGACGCGGACGCGGTGTACCGGGCCCTCACGGAGGACACCGAGGGCTGGTCGGCGTGGTTCCGTGCGGTGGCTTCGGCCCTGCCCACCGGGGAGGGCCGCCGGATCAGGCTCACCGGCGGGGTGCGTTTCGCGGAGACGTTCCTCGCCATGGACGAGGCGGAGCGCTTCGCGTACCGGGTGGACGCCACCAACCTCCCGGGGGTGCGCGCCCTGCTGGAGGACTGGCGGCTGGCGCCCATGCCCACCGGCGGCACCCGCCTTCGGTGGATCTTCGCCGCCGACGCCGCACCGGCCGCCGCCGCCCTGCTGCGGGTCGCACGCCCGGCGTTCGACCGCGCCTTCGCCGACGCCGTACGCGCGCTCGACCGGCGCCTGGCCCCGGCGCCCGTCGCGTGA
- the cds1 gene encoding L-cysteine desulfhydrase Cds1, translating into MGTIDHAASVDRSDLDTPTPTVDVDRSDQAYRIWLKEAVRKVQADANRSADTHLLRFPLPEHWGIDLYLKDESTHPTGSLKHRLARSLFLYGLCNGWIRPDRPVIEASSGSTAVSEAYFAHLIGVPFIAVMPRTTSREKQRLIEFHGGRCHLVDDPRTVYEVSARLAEETGGHYMDQFTYAERATDWRGNNNIAESIYHQLRMERYPEPAWIVATAGTGGTSATIGRYVRYMQYGTRICVADPENSCFFDGWVGGDPGVRCDSGSRIEGIGRPRMEPSFVPGAIDRMMKVPDAASVAAVRALERAIGRKAGGSTGTGLWASLRIVAEMLAQGRTGSVVTLLCDPGDRYLDKYYSDAWLAEQGMDIGPYAAAIDGFLETGGWPS; encoded by the coding sequence GTGGGCACCATCGATCACGCGGCGAGCGTAGACCGATCGGATTTGGACACCCCTACGCCGACCGTAGATGTGGACCGGTCGGACCAGGCGTACCGGATCTGGTTGAAGGAAGCCGTCCGCAAGGTGCAGGCGGACGCCAACCGCAGCGCCGACACGCATCTGCTGCGCTTCCCGCTGCCCGAGCACTGGGGCATCGACCTGTACCTGAAGGACGAATCGACCCATCCGACCGGCAGCCTCAAGCACCGGCTGGCCCGCTCGCTCTTCCTCTACGGCCTCTGCAACGGCTGGATCCGCCCCGACCGCCCGGTGATCGAGGCGTCCAGCGGTTCCACCGCCGTCTCCGAGGCGTACTTCGCCCATCTGATCGGTGTGCCCTTCATCGCGGTCATGCCACGTACGACCAGCCGGGAGAAGCAGCGGCTCATCGAGTTCCACGGCGGCCGGTGCCATCTGGTGGACGACCCCCGGACGGTGTACGAGGTCTCGGCCCGCCTGGCGGAGGAGACCGGTGGCCACTACATGGACCAGTTCACCTACGCCGAACGGGCGACCGACTGGCGGGGGAACAACAACATCGCCGAGTCGATCTACCACCAACTGCGCATGGAGCGCTACCCGGAGCCCGCCTGGATCGTGGCGACCGCCGGCACCGGCGGCACCTCGGCCACCATCGGCCGCTACGTCCGGTACATGCAGTACGGCACCCGCATCTGCGTGGCCGACCCGGAGAACTCCTGCTTCTTCGACGGCTGGGTCGGCGGCGACCCCGGGGTGCGCTGCGACAGCGGCTCGCGGATCGAGGGCATCGGCCGGCCCCGCATGGAGCCGAGCTTCGTGCCCGGCGCGATCGACCGCATGATGAAGGTCCCGGACGCCGCCTCGGTGGCGGCGGTGCGCGCGCTGGAGCGGGCGATCGGCCGCAAGGCGGGCGGCTCCACCGGTACCGGGCTGTGGGCGTCGCTGCGGATCGTCGCCGAAATGCTGGCCCAGGGGCGCACCGGCAGCGTGGTCACCTTGCTGTGCGACCCCGGCGACCGTTACCTCGACAAGTACTACTCGGACGCCTGGCTCGCCGAACAGGGGATGGACATCGGCCCCTACGCGGCGGCGATCGACGGCTTCCTGGAGACCGGCGGCTGGCCCTCCTGA
- a CDS encoding ATP-binding protein, whose translation MITTQHTRQCVLELEALPHRIGQVRRIVSAQLRYWGLESLLDTTLLGITELLANVHRHAQPDKRCAVELVHEQGRLTVSVADNDPRPPRAGLRTDAMATCGRGLAMLAALSDEWGTRPNKSGEGKIVWFTLSEPASGAPDLLAPVPPAVALPLRTPLAIAPCPQPVAV comes from the coding sequence GTGATCACCACCCAGCACACCCGACAGTGCGTCCTGGAGCTCGAAGCCCTGCCGCACCGCATCGGGCAGGTCCGAAGAATCGTCTCTGCCCAGCTGCGGTACTGGGGCCTCGAATCACTCCTGGACACCACCCTGCTCGGCATCACCGAGCTGCTGGCCAACGTCCACCGGCACGCCCAGCCCGACAAGCGCTGCGCCGTGGAACTCGTCCACGAGCAGGGCCGGCTCACCGTGTCGGTCGCCGACAACGATCCCCGCCCGCCCCGCGCCGGGCTGCGCACCGACGCCATGGCGACCTGCGGCCGGGGGCTGGCGATGCTCGCCGCGCTGAGCGACGAATGGGGCACGCGGCCCAACAAAAGCGGCGAAGGCAAGATCGTGTGGTTCACGCTCAGCGAGCCCGCTTCGGGCGCCCCCGACCTGCTGGCCCCCGTGCCTCCGGCGGTCGCGCTGCCGCTGCGCACGCCGCTGGCCATCGCTCCCTGCCCGCAGCCCGTGGCGGTCTGA
- a CDS encoding ROK family protein produces the protein MTQTRTRLERGRAALGPALTLVHTGRAPTRAVLTAELGVTRATAGAVAAELESLGLIRVDTKPTVVSGAQGRPSHRLTIDPDGPVVLAAQVHADGFRAALVGLGGHIVATTPACMTVPADPAHILGLVVEAGAELLKSTGRLCLGAGLAVPSAVAEPDGLALNPLHLAWPAGAPVERIFAEQLAVYGVVGPDGHPAASFVGNDVNVAALAEHRHGAGLGAQHLLVVATGHRGVGGALVVNGRLYTGSSGLALEVGHLTVNPAGRPCHCGSRGCLDVEVDPLVFLQECGRDPGPEVSLLDDCARLLREEYHDSVVRGAAEALIDRLGLGLAGLVNVLNPDRIALGGLHRFLFEADPERLRAVVADRSLWGRSGSVPILSCTLDHNSLVGAAELAWQPVLDDPLEVLGAC, from the coding sequence GTGACGCAGACTCGGACAAGGCTTGAGAGAGGCCGCGCGGCCCTCGGTCCCGCGCTGACGCTGGTGCATACCGGCCGGGCGCCGACGCGTGCCGTCCTCACCGCGGAACTCGGCGTCACCCGGGCCACCGCCGGAGCCGTCGCCGCCGAACTCGAATCGCTCGGCCTCATCCGCGTGGACACCAAGCCGACCGTGGTCTCCGGCGCCCAGGGCAGGCCGTCGCACCGGCTCACCATCGACCCGGACGGCCCCGTGGTGCTCGCCGCACAGGTGCACGCCGACGGGTTCCGCGCGGCCCTGGTCGGTCTCGGCGGACACATCGTGGCGACCACGCCCGCCTGCATGACCGTGCCCGCCGACCCGGCCCACATCCTCGGCCTCGTCGTCGAGGCCGGCGCCGAACTGCTGAAATCCACCGGACGGCTCTGCCTGGGCGCCGGCCTCGCGGTGCCCTCGGCGGTCGCCGAGCCGGACGGCCTCGCGCTCAACCCCCTCCACCTCGCCTGGCCGGCCGGCGCGCCCGTCGAACGGATCTTCGCCGAACAGCTCGCCGTATACGGGGTGGTGGGCCCCGACGGCCACCCGGCGGCCTCGTTCGTCGGCAACGACGTCAACGTGGCGGCGCTCGCCGAACACCGTCACGGTGCCGGGCTCGGGGCCCAGCACCTGCTCGTCGTCGCCACCGGTCACCGCGGCGTCGGCGGTGCTCTGGTGGTCAACGGACGGCTGTACACCGGAAGTTCCGGGCTCGCCCTGGAGGTGGGCCACCTGACCGTCAACCCCGCGGGACGCCCGTGCCACTGCGGCAGCCGTGGCTGCCTGGACGTGGAGGTCGACCCGCTGGTCTTCCTCCAGGAGTGCGGACGCGACCCGGGCCCGGAGGTGTCGCTGCTGGACGACTGCGCCCGGTTGCTCCGTGAGGAGTACCACGACTCCGTGGTACGCGGTGCGGCCGAGGCCCTCATCGACCGGCTCGGGCTCGGGCTGGCCGGGCTCGTCAACGTACTCAACCCGGACCGGATCGCCCTCGGCGGCCTGCACCGTTTCCTCTTCGAGGCCGACCCCGAGCGGCTCCGCGCGGTGGTGGCCGACCGGAGCCTGTGGGGGCGCAGCGGCTCGGTGCCCATCCTGAGCTGCACGCTCGACCACAACAGCCTGGTGGGCGCGGCCGAACTCGCCTGGCAGCCGGTGCTGGACGACCCGCTGGAGGTCCTGGGGGCGTGTTAG
- a CDS encoding MFS transporter, whose protein sequence is MTAFFALDGFTFAGWLVRIPAIKAHVGASPGALGMALLGVSAGAVATMVFTGRLCHRYGSHRVTVGCGVLLALSVALPPLTRSALALGLVLLVFGAAYGSLNVSMNSLAVDLVAAVRRPVMPGFHAAFSFGGLTGSALGGLLAPHLSPAHHLLLLTPVGLLVSATAGRTLLAHPVPRSAPEPAGGGPAPEDGPEAPPCPPGRASRSRRGHPPGGKPPRSDATGASAVDAATADGRGPAGPPVRVRWLVLVLGLIALCDAYGEGALADWSALHLSQDLHTGPGLAAAAYAPFALAMTVGRLSGTTLLERLGRTRTVVLGGLTGAAGMLVGALAPQPWLVLTGFAVTGLGLANIFPVAVGGAGALAGPGGVAVASTLGYGGMLLGPPSIGFLAEATGLPLALTTVALLAAVASGIALATRDSAGP, encoded by the coding sequence TTGACCGCCTTCTTCGCACTCGACGGCTTCACCTTCGCCGGCTGGCTGGTACGCATCCCCGCCATCAAAGCCCACGTGGGTGCCTCGCCGGGTGCGCTGGGTATGGCCCTGCTCGGCGTGTCGGCCGGGGCGGTGGCCACCATGGTGTTCACCGGCCGGTTGTGCCACCGGTACGGCAGCCACCGGGTGACGGTGGGATGCGGAGTCCTGCTGGCGCTCAGCGTAGCGCTACCCCCGCTCACCCGTTCAGCGCTCGCTCTCGGGCTGGTCCTGCTGGTCTTCGGCGCGGCGTACGGTTCCCTGAACGTGTCGATGAACAGCCTCGCCGTGGACCTGGTCGCGGCCGTCCGGCGCCCGGTCATGCCCGGCTTCCACGCCGCGTTCAGCTTCGGCGGCCTGACCGGCTCGGCCCTCGGCGGACTGCTCGCCCCGCATCTCTCCCCCGCCCACCATCTGCTGCTGCTCACCCCGGTCGGCCTGCTGGTCTCCGCGACGGCTGGCCGCACCCTGCTGGCACACCCGGTGCCCCGGTCGGCACCGGAACCGGCTGGTGGGGGCCCGGCCCCGGAGGACGGTCCCGAGGCCCCGCCCTGCCCGCCGGGCCGAGCGTCCCGGAGCCGGCGCGGTCATCCGCCGGGCGGGAAGCCCCCGCGATCGGACGCCACCGGCGCCTCGGCCGTGGACGCCGCGACGGCCGATGGACGTGGCCCCGCCGGCCCGCCGGTCCGGGTCCGATGGCTCGTCCTCGTCCTCGGGCTCATCGCCCTGTGCGACGCCTACGGCGAGGGGGCGCTCGCCGACTGGAGCGCGCTCCACCTCAGCCAGGACCTGCACACGGGCCCGGGGCTCGCGGCGGCGGCGTACGCCCCTTTCGCCCTGGCCATGACCGTCGGCAGGCTCAGCGGAACGACGCTGCTGGAACGTCTCGGCCGGACCCGCACCGTGGTCCTGGGCGGACTGACCGGGGCGGCCGGCATGCTGGTCGGTGCCCTCGCCCCGCAACCATGGCTGGTGCTCACCGGTTTCGCGGTGACCGGGCTGGGTCTGGCCAACATCTTCCCGGTGGCCGTGGGCGGGGCCGGAGCCCTGGCCGGCCCCGGCGGGGTGGCCGTCGCCTCGACGCTCGGGTACGGCGGGATGCTGCTCGGCCCGCCGTCCATCGGCTTCCTGGCCGAGGCAACGGGCCTGCCGTTGGCCCTGACAACGGTCGCCCTGCTCGCCGCGGTGGCTTCCGGGATCGCCCTCGCCACCCGGGACTCGGCCGGTCCCTGA
- a CDS encoding maleylpyruvate isomerase N-terminal domain-containing protein → MTSVRKLYLEVAASVTELIAAPEVAAAWDEPSALPKMSVRGLAGHLAGQVLHLPKVLAEPVPVEETISLDEYYARASWIGSDVDDKSSVAVRNGGEEEAAKGPVDLASRVDATVRELRTALLAAPDRPVRRATWGPWSISLDDFVASRLLEMVVHCDDLAYSVGVATPELHGQAVQLVVDVLSRIAVRRHGAVDVLRAFSRAERAPSTIAAL, encoded by the coding sequence ATGACGTCTGTCCGGAAGCTCTACCTTGAGGTGGCGGCATCGGTCACCGAGCTGATCGCGGCGCCGGAGGTGGCGGCGGCGTGGGACGAGCCGAGCGCCTTGCCGAAGATGAGTGTGCGGGGGCTCGCCGGTCACTTGGCCGGGCAGGTCCTCCACCTGCCGAAGGTGCTTGCCGAGCCCGTGCCGGTGGAAGAGACGATCTCGTTGGACGAGTATTACGCGCGGGCGAGTTGGATCGGTTCCGATGTCGACGACAAGTCCAGTGTGGCGGTCCGTAACGGGGGAGAGGAGGAAGCGGCCAAGGGGCCGGTGGACCTGGCCTCTCGGGTCGACGCGACGGTCCGGGAGCTGCGTACCGCTCTGCTGGCCGCGCCGGACAGGCCGGTGCGGCGGGCCACGTGGGGGCCGTGGTCGATAAGCCTGGACGACTTCGTGGCCAGCCGGTTGCTGGAGATGGTTGTGCACTGCGACGACCTGGCGTACAGCGTTGGGGTGGCGACCCCTGAACTCCACGGGCAAGCCGTCCAGTTGGTGGTGGACGTGCTGTCCCGGATAGCGGTGCGGCGGCATGGAGCGGTCGATGTGCTGCGCGCGTTCAGCAGGGCGGAGCGGGCGCCGTCCACGATCGCGGCCCTCTGA
- a CDS encoding response regulator: MSRVVLADDQVLVRAGFRALLDAQSDIEVVGEAADGAEALRQVARLRPDVVLMDIRMPVLDGLAATRRITDDPSLDGVKVVILTTFELDEYVFEAIRSGASGFLVKDTEPEELLRAVRAAVAGDALLSPGVTRRLIAEFAARSKEPMAAAGLAQLTEREREVMALVGMGLSNEEIARRLVVSPLTAKTHVSRAMVKLGARDRAQLVVMAYESGLVRPGWLG; this comes from the coding sequence ATGAGCCGGGTCGTACTCGCCGACGACCAGGTGCTGGTCCGGGCCGGGTTCCGCGCACTGCTGGACGCGCAGTCCGACATCGAGGTGGTGGGCGAGGCCGCGGACGGGGCGGAGGCGCTGCGGCAGGTCGCGCGGTTGCGGCCGGATGTCGTGCTGATGGACATCCGGATGCCCGTGCTCGACGGGCTCGCCGCCACCCGGCGGATCACCGACGACCCGTCCCTGGACGGAGTCAAGGTCGTCATCCTCACCACCTTCGAACTCGATGAGTACGTCTTCGAGGCCATCAGGTCCGGAGCCTCGGGGTTCCTGGTGAAGGACACCGAGCCCGAGGAACTGCTGCGGGCGGTGCGGGCCGCCGTCGCCGGGGACGCCCTGCTGTCGCCCGGTGTGACACGCCGGCTGATCGCGGAGTTCGCCGCCCGGTCCAAGGAGCCGATGGCAGCAGCCGGTCTCGCGCAACTCACCGAACGGGAAAGGGAGGTCATGGCCTTGGTCGGCATGGGCCTCTCCAACGAGGAGATCGCCCGGCGCCTGGTGGTCAGTCCGCTCACCGCCAAGACCCACGTCAGCCGGGCGATGGTCAAGCTCGGCGCCCGCGACCGGGCACAACTGGTGGTGATGGCGTACGAATCGGGCTTGGTACGACCGGGGTGGCTCGGCTGA